The Paenibacillus uliginis N3/975 genome has a window encoding:
- a CDS encoding carbohydrate ABC transporter permease has translation MTPKTTYETGLEKFNRTNKVVNIFFNLIFIILALLCVIPVVVVLSISFSSEESIRETGYHLLPVALSAEAYVYIVKQGTMILRALGVSALVTVVGTVLGVLLTTSMGYVLSRPTYKLRGFLTWVVFIPMVFNGGLVSSYFINTNLLGLKDSIWALILPLAVSSFNVIICKTFFKSTIPDGLIESAEIDGASQLRIFFSIILPISLPVIATIGLFLCFAYWNDWFQSMLYIDNQNLYSLQALLNSLMSNVDALAKNAASMGVSYAMLVATMPKESARMAVAILIVLPVAFAYPFFQKYFISGLTVGAVKG, from the coding sequence ATGACACCGAAAACCACTTACGAGACGGGCCTTGAGAAGTTTAACCGTACAAACAAAGTCGTGAACATTTTTTTCAATCTGATTTTTATTATCTTGGCGCTGCTCTGTGTCATACCCGTAGTTGTTGTTCTATCCATTTCCTTTTCCAGTGAAGAGTCAATCCGTGAGACAGGATATCATCTGCTGCCGGTTGCTTTGTCAGCCGAGGCTTACGTCTATATTGTCAAGCAAGGGACGATGATTCTGCGAGCGCTCGGCGTATCCGCACTTGTTACCGTGGTCGGTACCGTGCTCGGTGTATTGCTGACCACCTCTATGGGTTATGTACTTTCTCGCCCAACCTACAAGCTGAGGGGCTTTTTGACCTGGGTGGTATTCATCCCCATGGTATTCAATGGAGGTTTGGTATCCAGCTACTTCATTAATACGAATTTATTAGGACTCAAGGATAGCATCTGGGCACTTATTCTACCGCTGGCTGTTTCATCGTTCAACGTGATCATATGTAAAACCTTCTTCAAAAGTACGATTCCCGATGGGCTGATTGAATCAGCTGAAATTGATGGCGCGAGCCAGCTGCGAATCTTTTTCTCGATCATCCTGCCGATCTCTTTGCCGGTAATAGCAACCATCGGACTGTTTCTCTGCTTTGCTTACTGGAATGACTGGTTCCAATCGATGCTGTATATCGACAACCAGAACCTGTATTCTCTGCAAGCGCTGCTAAACAGCTTAATGAGCAATGTAGATGCACTAGCCAAGAATGCCGCAAGTATGGGCGTTAGCTACGCCATGCTCGTCGCAACGATGCCGAAAGAATCGGCCCGTATGGCTGTCGCCATTCTCATTGTGCTGCCTGTAGCATTCGCCTACCCATTCTTCCAGAAGTATTTTATTTCCGGCCTGACGGTCGGCGCCGTGAAAGGCTAA
- a CDS encoding ABC transporter substrate-binding protein, whose translation MKKSLKFISTLCVLTLMLTALAACGGSKPASTTDGSGATPDTSKDTETTSKDIPTLTWWTIGGQVPNNFSKAIDAMNEYTAEKIGVKIDIKVASWGDWDTKMNTIVNTGEPFDIMFTNSGKYSKQVAMGAFADITDLVQSDTPDLYKLIPEKVWEGTKIGGKYYSVPTYKDSALTQYWVLDDKYVQKYNIDINNIKTLQDLDKPLHDMKAGEGKSFYPLPMTQGEGLNGFFNDYDDLTLGFPPIGVKADDASRTVVSVLEQPDIMANLKFLHGWYQDGIINPDAPTKTENDKGRPFFAAQAFPGAEVSWQINDAIEKYDMFQHYGPIYTTSTIQGSLNAISANSKYKKEALKYLELVNTDPKLRNMLAFGELGVDYNKVDGEKVIERTSDTWPLAAYTQGTFFNLAVTKGAPEDQWEQVKKLNDAATSSTVLGFALDITDLQTEVANCQAVWDKYKYELITGASDPEKTVPKITAELKSAGMDTIMQAAQEQINNYFK comes from the coding sequence ATGAAGAAATCTTTGAAATTCATCTCTACACTGTGCGTGCTGACACTCATGTTGACTGCTTTAGCAGCCTGCGGCGGCTCGAAGCCTGCATCTACAACAGATGGATCTGGGGCGACACCAGACACATCGAAGGACACCGAAACAACAAGCAAGGATATTCCAACGTTGACCTGGTGGACCATCGGCGGCCAAGTGCCTAATAATTTCAGCAAAGCGATTGATGCTATGAATGAATACACGGCCGAGAAGATTGGCGTGAAAATTGACATCAAGGTAGCTAGCTGGGGGGATTGGGACACAAAAATGAACACCATCGTGAATACCGGCGAGCCATTCGACATCATGTTTACGAACAGCGGTAAATACAGCAAGCAAGTGGCTATGGGCGCATTTGCCGATATCACGGATCTGGTTCAGAGTGACACGCCTGACTTGTACAAATTGATTCCTGAAAAGGTATGGGAAGGTACTAAAATCGGCGGAAAATATTATTCCGTTCCGACTTACAAGGATTCAGCACTAACGCAGTACTGGGTACTCGATGATAAGTATGTGCAAAAGTACAATATTGATATCAATAATATCAAGACACTGCAGGATCTTGATAAGCCTCTTCATGACATGAAGGCTGGCGAAGGCAAAAGTTTCTATCCGCTGCCAATGACGCAAGGCGAAGGCTTAAATGGCTTCTTTAATGATTATGACGATTTGACATTGGGCTTCCCTCCCATCGGCGTAAAAGCTGACGATGCATCACGCACGGTTGTCTCTGTACTCGAGCAGCCTGATATCATGGCAAATCTGAAGTTCCTGCATGGATGGTACCAGGATGGCATCATCAACCCGGATGCTCCAACGAAAACGGAGAACGACAAAGGCAGACCATTCTTTGCAGCCCAGGCATTCCCGGGAGCAGAGGTCAGCTGGCAAATCAATGACGCCATTGAAAAGTATGATATGTTTCAGCATTACGGACCTATTTATACGACCAGTACGATACAAGGCTCACTAAACGCGATTTCGGCGAATTCGAAATATAAGAAGGAAGCATTGAAATACCTCGAATTAGTGAATACGGATCCCAAACTTCGTAATATGCTGGCATTCGGTGAGTTAGGCGTGGACTACAATAAGGTCGATGGTGAGAAGGTTATTGAGCGTACATCCGATACTTGGCCGCTGGCTGCTTACACGCAAGGTACATTCTTTAATTTAGCGGTTACGAAAGGCGCTCCTGAAGATCAATGGGAACAGGTTAAAAAACTGAACGATGCAGCGACCTCTTCTACGGTCCTAGGCTTTGCGCTGGACATCACCGATCTTCAGACCGAAGTGGCGAATTGCCAAGCTGTGTGGGATAAATACAAATATGAACTCATTACAGGTGCATCCGATCCGGAGAAAACGGTGCCGAAGATCACGGCTGAATTAAAGTCGGCCGGCATGGACACGATTATGCAAGCTGCTCAAGAGCAAATTAACAATTACTTCAAGTAA
- a CDS encoding ABC transporter substrate-binding protein — protein MSKHPRHRRILMIISLILLLTSYTTGCFRQPGHNDDNYDDDTVNLIYYTIGEPDKDLRLVNDKINEIMARKIGVTITYVKVGWQDYEDRLNTLISAGSPFDIAFAPDYATSAMRGAWLRLDDYLAGLGKEMYDAIDPTFWQGVRMNDGSIYGVPTNKELAVRDQWMYPASIVNKYNIDITKYNTLESLDPLFRMIGQEEPAYIPMELDRDSHNFFALHGYEYIMNHKLPLMVKSLDPGAQAVNIFETQEARQVLDTLRRYYKEGFINEDAALREPGGLKRGAKVFWKSSGGGPLSETTWSKDRGYKVVANPVTPTTVTTESVRGGIMTINANTKHPVECIKFLNFLNTDPEIRNLFNYGIEGVHYTLDEHGQVVLITDKDSNGDEIPDTPVSSYSGVQYTQGNWFILKTMSGDNPEPLDKWDQFRKYNAGVIKSTVLGFTPDLSKLTAQTDNIEMVWQKYYPSLMTGSVDVDTILPKFNEELKHAGMDEVRQEVQKQLDAWRGERR, from the coding sequence ATGTCTAAGCACCCAAGACACAGACGCATCTTAATGATCATCAGTCTTATATTGCTACTCACATCATATACAACCGGCTGCTTCCGGCAGCCTGGTCATAACGATGATAACTATGATGATGACACGGTAAACCTGATCTATTATACGATAGGAGAGCCTGATAAGGATCTACGGCTCGTAAATGATAAAATCAATGAAATCATGGCTCGTAAAATAGGCGTGACGATCACGTATGTCAAGGTAGGTTGGCAGGATTATGAAGATCGGCTGAACACGCTTATATCCGCCGGAAGTCCATTTGACATTGCTTTTGCACCCGATTATGCAACCAGCGCGATGCGCGGCGCATGGCTGAGACTTGATGACTACCTTGCAGGCCTGGGTAAGGAGATGTACGACGCCATTGACCCAACCTTTTGGCAAGGGGTACGTATGAACGATGGCAGCATTTACGGTGTGCCGACCAATAAAGAGTTAGCCGTGCGTGATCAGTGGATGTATCCCGCTTCCATCGTAAATAAGTACAATATCGACATTACCAAGTACAATACACTGGAATCGCTTGACCCGTTGTTCCGGATGATAGGGCAGGAAGAGCCGGCATACATACCCATGGAATTGGATCGGGATTCGCACAACTTCTTCGCTCTCCATGGATACGAATATATTATGAACCACAAGCTTCCCTTGATGGTAAAATCACTGGACCCGGGCGCTCAGGCCGTGAATATCTTCGAAACACAGGAAGCGCGGCAGGTACTGGATACCTTACGGCGTTATTACAAAGAGGGCTTCATTAACGAGGACGCCGCACTGCGAGAGCCTGGAGGACTCAAACGAGGGGCCAAAGTGTTCTGGAAGTCCTCAGGCGGCGGTCCGCTCTCGGAAACAACTTGGAGTAAGGATCGCGGCTACAAGGTTGTAGCGAATCCCGTAACCCCAACCACCGTCACCACGGAATCCGTCCGGGGAGGCATCATGACCATTAATGCCAATACCAAGCATCCCGTGGAGTGCATTAAGTTTCTGAATTTTCTCAATACAGACCCTGAAATACGAAACTTATTCAATTATGGGATTGAAGGCGTTCACTACACGCTGGATGAACATGGGCAAGTGGTTCTAATTACCGACAAAGACAGCAATGGCGACGAGATCCCGGATACGCCTGTAAGCAGCTATTCAGGAGTACAATACACACAAGGTAATTGGTTTATCCTGAAAACCATGAGCGGCGATAACCCGGAACCCCTCGACAAATGGGATCAATTCCGTAAATACAACGCTGGCGTCATCAAGTCCACCGTGCTTGGATTTACTCCTGATCTATCCAAACTAACCGCCCAAACCGATAACATCGAAATGGTCTGGCAGAAATATTATCCAAGCCTCATGACGGGTTCCGTCGATGTTGACACGATCCTCCCCAAGTTTAACGAGGAGCTAAAGCATGCAGGCATGGACGAAGTACGGCAAGAAGTGCAGAAGCAGTTGGATGCTTGGCGGGGCGAAAGGAGATAA
- a CDS encoding endo-beta-N-acetylglucosaminidase, translating to MKKRKLALLSALVMTLSTPPLHVFAGDAMPPTGDAVFKKNQPVTHGYRAVDIENWNPETDPDAERLRAHVPLQTRNQSFAPTQANPKLSPETEFFNLTGDYDNYFFGSTPYNNEFSNYLFNFWQYTDYYGGWHGTATEDVPSNLYDPNESWEKRAFEFGIVDLPNPAYTNAAHKNGVKSVGCIFIPRGGQPYDLLLRQREDGTFPVAEKLIEMKEYFGFDGYFINQETSIKPEHIKKYKAFTKTLIDAGVYTQWYDTVDDKQGKLTYQPSLIPSHSSFVRDDEMGGTINNSVFMNYNWNSPDGWNNGDSTDQKYIKKTVEEAKQRGIDPLKTVFSGVEAGMGSFGGSHNSTRNMDIILDQETGNPLTSIATLGGNFVQHALDEHLGDPSKNLRGDDDHQWMIAERERMWYTGVKIDPTDTEEQKGYARPDVGVKDASEWTGISRYITERSVINESTFVTNFNTGHGMKYYMNGKVSNDEEWSNINLQDILPTWQWWIDTEGAKLQADFDYGDAVENGDKFTYRPIGGYRGGSSLVLNGSLDAKNFLRLYKTDLDVKNTTTASITYNKTSADDRSEIQLGVIFKDAPDQVEYIAVPNSGEKTKGYVTAKLDLSAYANREIAVLGLAFDPKGESVQDYQVNIGELKLTDGQDYTPSTPSGNEVKNRFDTNEINVVWNREDYSKVKQYHLYAQLNNGKEEFLGGVYGDNFYVKNLDKHVVALKLTAVGPDNTESEPAIISLNRKDFISNVKVKENSEGLDITWGKENRGSKIRFDLSFTDGRQDTYTKTVDKNLASTQFEVPVKDDDRYLLKISNLDSTGKAIDTVSYAGKMKDIYSEPFDGSYYIDGSTLGIDVPSSKDWWHMYITINGEAVKPKKDYNGTTTDYFIRGYHDLNGLAVPKQGSVIGITLEDYMGNMSEVKHITVN from the coding sequence GTGAAAAAAAGAAAACTAGCACTTCTATCAGCATTAGTGATGACGCTTTCAACACCTCCCCTTCATGTATTTGCAGGAGACGCCATGCCGCCTACAGGCGATGCTGTCTTTAAGAAGAATCAACCGGTAACCCACGGATATCGAGCTGTGGACATTGAGAATTGGAATCCAGAGACTGACCCGGATGCAGAAAGATTAAGAGCCCATGTGCCTTTGCAAACCAGAAATCAGTCATTTGCACCAACACAAGCCAATCCGAAATTAAGTCCAGAAACCGAGTTTTTTAACTTGACCGGGGATTATGACAACTATTTCTTTGGATCTACACCTTACAATAACGAGTTTTCGAACTATTTATTTAATTTCTGGCAGTATACAGACTATTATGGCGGTTGGCATGGAACAGCAACTGAGGATGTGCCCTCCAACTTATACGACCCTAACGAATCGTGGGAGAAACGAGCATTTGAATTTGGTATCGTAGATTTACCTAATCCGGCTTATACGAATGCTGCCCACAAAAATGGCGTGAAATCCGTAGGCTGCATATTTATTCCGCGCGGAGGACAGCCATATGATCTTTTGCTCAGACAACGAGAAGACGGGACATTCCCCGTAGCTGAGAAGCTGATTGAAATGAAGGAATACTTCGGCTTTGACGGGTATTTCATCAACCAGGAAACCTCGATCAAACCTGAACATATTAAGAAATATAAAGCATTCACAAAAACGTTGATAGATGCAGGGGTATACACACAGTGGTATGACACGGTGGATGACAAGCAGGGGAAACTGACCTATCAGCCTTCGCTTATTCCATCCCACAGCTCTTTTGTTCGAGATGACGAAATGGGCGGAACCATAAATAACTCTGTCTTTATGAACTATAACTGGAATTCGCCGGATGGTTGGAATAATGGAGATAGTACGGATCAAAAGTATATTAAGAAAACTGTTGAAGAAGCGAAACAGAGAGGCATAGATCCGCTAAAAACAGTCTTTTCCGGTGTAGAGGCAGGAATGGGAAGCTTTGGGGGATCCCATAACTCGACTCGCAATATGGATATCATTTTAGATCAAGAGACAGGGAATCCATTGACATCGATTGCAACATTGGGCGGAAATTTCGTTCAGCATGCGCTGGACGAGCATCTAGGCGATCCAAGCAAGAACCTTCGGGGAGATGACGATCATCAGTGGATGATCGCCGAGCGTGAGCGTATGTGGTATACCGGCGTTAAGATTGATCCGACCGATACGGAGGAACAGAAAGGGTACGCAAGACCCGATGTGGGCGTGAAAGACGCCTCGGAATGGACAGGGATTTCCAGATATATCACAGAACGTTCCGTCATTAATGAAAGCACCTTTGTGACGAACTTTAATACGGGGCACGGCATGAAATACTATATGAATGGCAAAGTATCGAATGACGAAGAGTGGTCAAACATCAATTTACAGGATATTCTTCCAACGTGGCAGTGGTGGATCGATACAGAGGGAGCCAAACTGCAAGCGGATTTTGATTATGGGGATGCCGTGGAGAATGGTGATAAATTCACTTATCGACCGATTGGAGGCTACAGAGGTGGAAGCTCACTTGTTCTGAATGGATCACTAGATGCGAAGAACTTCCTGCGTCTTTATAAAACAGATCTGGACGTAAAGAATACAACAACAGCTTCGATTACGTATAACAAAACGTCAGCCGATGATCGTTCTGAGATTCAGTTAGGGGTTATTTTTAAAGATGCTCCCGATCAAGTTGAATATATCGCTGTACCTAATAGCGGTGAGAAAACAAAAGGCTATGTCACAGCAAAACTTGATTTAAGCGCTTACGCGAATCGAGAAATTGCAGTCTTAGGACTTGCGTTTGATCCCAAGGGAGAGTCTGTCCAAGATTATCAAGTCAATATTGGTGAGCTAAAACTCACAGATGGGCAAGATTATACGCCAAGTACGCCAAGTGGAAATGAAGTCAAAAATAGGTTTGATACCAATGAGATCAATGTCGTATGGAATCGAGAAGATTATAGCAAGGTAAAACAATACCATCTTTATGCACAGTTGAATAATGGTAAAGAGGAATTTTTGGGCGGTGTATACGGCGACAATTTTTATGTGAAAAACCTAGATAAACATGTCGTGGCCCTTAAATTAACTGCTGTTGGCCCTGATAATACGGAAAGTGAGCCGGCTATCATTTCTCTTAACAGGAAGGACTTCATTTCAAATGTGAAGGTTAAAGAGAACTCAGAAGGATTGGATATTACCTGGGGCAAAGAAAACCGCGGTAGTAAGATTCGATTCGACTTAAGCTTTACCGATGGCAGACAAGATACGTACACCAAGACGGTAGATAAAAATCTGGCTTCTACCCAATTTGAAGTACCCGTGAAAGACGATGATCGTTACCTCTTAAAAATATCAAATTTGGATTCTACAGGCAAAGCCATTGATACCGTCAGTTACGCAGGTAAAATGAAAGATATTTATTCCGAACCATTCGATGGCAGTTACTATATCGATGGCAGTACATTAGGGATTGATGTTCCTTCATCAAAAGATTGGTGGCATATGTACATTACAATCAATGGCGAGGCGGTAAAACCTAAGAAAGATTATAACGGGACAACAACGGATTACTTTATTAGAGGATATCATGATTTGAATGGACTTGCTGTGCCTAAGCAGGGATCCGTCATTGGTATTACATTGGAAGATTATATGGGGAATATGTCAGAGGTCAAACATATAACCGTAAATTAA
- a CDS encoding ABC transporter permease, translating into MSSKVEAKDKRKRLQIRWHKQDTELTLLALPTTIWYILFSFLPMFGIIIAFINFRISGGFLSNVFNSPWVGFKNFEFLFKSNDAWIIIRNTIGYNIIFIVLGIVLPVLFAIMIGLLHNRKASKVYQTMMFLPYFLSWVVVSAVGWAFLSFDKGIVNQMLVSMGSDPINWYMEPKYWPYFLILLNVWKGLGYGMVIYLATITSIDSTYYEAAVIDGASIWQQTRFITLPMLKLVIVMMFILAVGRIFYTDFGLFYQVTRDSNSLFNVSTTIDVMVYKQLKSATVGMASAAAFVQSVLGCATILVANWIVRRIDPDSAMM; encoded by the coding sequence ATGAGCTCTAAGGTCGAAGCAAAAGATAAACGAAAGCGCTTACAGATTCGCTGGCACAAGCAGGATACGGAACTAACCCTCTTGGCATTGCCGACCACGATTTGGTACATCCTGTTTAGTTTCTTACCGATGTTCGGGATCATTATCGCCTTCATAAATTTCAGGATTAGCGGCGGCTTCTTGAGCAATGTGTTCAACAGTCCATGGGTAGGCTTCAAAAACTTCGAGTTCCTATTCAAATCGAATGACGCTTGGATCATTATTCGAAACACCATCGGATACAATATTATTTTTATCGTACTAGGCATTGTTCTGCCCGTTCTATTCGCTATTATGATCGGACTCCTCCACAACCGCAAAGCAAGTAAAGTCTATCAGACAATGATGTTCCTGCCCTATTTCCTATCTTGGGTTGTCGTTTCTGCCGTAGGCTGGGCGTTCCTAAGCTTCGATAAAGGGATTGTCAATCAAATGCTCGTCAGTATGGGTAGCGATCCTATTAACTGGTATATGGAGCCGAAATATTGGCCGTACTTTCTGATTCTCTTAAATGTCTGGAAAGGCTTGGGCTATGGTATGGTCATTTATCTGGCAACCATCACGAGTATTGACAGCACCTATTATGAAGCAGCTGTTATTGATGGCGCTTCCATTTGGCAGCAGACGAGATTTATTACATTGCCCATGCTCAAGCTAGTTATCGTCATGATGTTCATTTTAGCCGTTGGACGTATATTTTACACCGATTTTGGCTTGTTCTATCAGGTCACGCGAGATTCCAATTCTCTGTTCAACGTGTCTACCACCATCGATGTCATGGTGTATAAACAACTGAAAAGCGCCACTGTAGGGATGGCCTCTGCTGCCGCATTCGTGCAGTCTGTTCTGGGCTGTGCTACTATTCTGGTCGCTAACTGGATTGTTCGCAGAATTGATCCGGATAGCGCGATGATGTAA
- a CDS encoding response regulator transcription factor: MYKLMIVDDEPQILEGMKRILDWKQYGFGRIETCESTEQAMSKVVDLLPDVAIFDVCIGKELGYEAIRRLNELQIPTKYIIMSGYSEFKYAQEAISCGVKDYLLKPVERTKLQQVIEKIIVEDLGGSIGNMNGESLNKDPVLGVSYDSLSKLVNRILLMIKTEYAQNITLKSVAERFQMNSTYLGQLFLKETAMKFSEYLMAYRMLLAQERIQSTDEKISYIAFSVGYNNLNYFYTHFHSFFEKSPSELRGKG; this comes from the coding sequence ATGTACAAACTGATGATTGTGGATGACGAACCTCAGATTTTGGAGGGAATGAAGCGAATCCTGGATTGGAAACAATACGGATTTGGTCGGATCGAAACCTGCGAATCTACGGAGCAGGCCATGTCCAAAGTGGTAGACCTGCTGCCGGATGTCGCCATATTCGATGTTTGCATTGGCAAGGAACTTGGATATGAAGCGATCCGCAGACTCAACGAACTTCAGATCCCTACAAAATATATTATTATGAGCGGTTATAGTGAATTTAAGTATGCCCAAGAAGCCATTAGCTGTGGTGTCAAAGACTATCTGCTCAAGCCTGTAGAACGTACCAAGCTACAGCAAGTGATTGAGAAGATCATAGTCGAAGATCTGGGCGGTTCGATAGGTAATATGAACGGCGAGAGCTTGAACAAGGATCCGGTATTAGGTGTGAGCTACGACAGCTTATCCAAACTGGTCAACCGTATTCTACTGATGATCAAGACAGAGTACGCTCAGAATATAACCTTAAAATCAGTGGCAGAGCGTTTCCAGATGAACAGCACCTACCTTGGACAATTGTTTCTTAAAGAAACCGCTATGAAGTTTTCAGAATACCTCATGGCTTACCGAATGCTTCTTGCACAAGAACGAATTCAATCAACAGATGAGAAAATTTCCTACATCGCGTTTTCCGTCGGCTATAACAATCTCAATTATTTCTATACGCACTTTCACAGCTTTTTCGAAAAATCTCCTTCTGAACTGCGGGGAAAAGGTTAA
- a CDS encoding sensor histidine kinase, which produces MGSFLQIKIYRHKFIAYVIFVVAIGLTLGTLTCAMLLNQWVGNARIEAANAFSRVENELQYDADRIEAYMQRIYSNTGLMDDARSFLSSSAEGYLTSRLQNSQFSQPLVSFPEDVKTYLYSWAQGEITQISLHTDQYGNVVRFNDNGIASFAFGLPNTDDTFHDTIMKGFVYRKKLSDPTLGSQEFGELRFLVSSEQIFKSVQSFRLGNAAAVSPSGDIYLIGNGEDQDLEELSRLAAANGRSYGFISRGALKHIFFVSIPSTKFNFKFVSIIDLYMLIRQHAGMLITIFLIVLAAMISVLLLIAYNMRDDALFLRRIIQSIGRVKMANFTPNRPARYRRNEYGMIARELDDMIQQLDKHIRNEYLLKIKQQETEMKALQHQINPHFLYNTLEVIRSTALVNQDRDTADAIATLGTLYREIVKQENIISIASELELLQKYLEIMEFKYPERFYYQVNVEPTLLSIPTVKFWMQPLAENFFIHGFNANHEFNLYVVNGFEAEDRYVLEFVDNGRGIPTERLNSVRSTLSNHDDASSNSIGLRNVYTRLHFFYGNNFSIEIENNKEAGVKISVRISKEVIEHVQTDDCG; this is translated from the coding sequence ATGGGCTCTTTTTTACAAATCAAAATCTATCGTCACAAGTTTATTGCCTATGTCATCTTCGTCGTGGCCATCGGGCTCACGCTTGGCACGCTGACCTGTGCCATGCTGCTGAATCAATGGGTCGGCAATGCCCGTATAGAGGCGGCTAATGCCTTCTCGCGCGTAGAGAATGAGCTGCAGTATGATGCCGACCGGATTGAGGCTTACATGCAGCGTATTTACTCCAATACTGGTCTGATGGATGATGCTCGCAGCTTTTTAAGCAGCAGTGCTGAGGGCTACTTAACGAGCAGGCTGCAGAACAGCCAATTTTCACAGCCGCTGGTTTCCTTTCCGGAGGATGTTAAGACCTATCTGTACAGCTGGGCGCAAGGTGAAATAACGCAGATTAGTCTGCATACCGACCAGTATGGCAATGTTGTTCGTTTTAATGATAACGGAATTGCAAGCTTTGCATTCGGGCTTCCGAATACGGATGATACCTTTCACGATACCATTATGAAGGGATTCGTATATCGTAAGAAACTGTCAGATCCAACGCTTGGCTCCCAGGAATTCGGAGAGCTGCGCTTCTTGGTCAGCAGTGAGCAAATCTTTAAATCCGTCCAAAGTTTTCGCTTAGGTAATGCTGCTGCAGTCAGTCCTTCCGGTGATATATACCTCATCGGTAACGGAGAGGACCAAGACCTGGAGGAACTATCCCGTCTGGCTGCGGCGAATGGACGCAGTTACGGTTTTATTTCGAGAGGTGCTTTGAAACATATCTTTTTCGTCTCCATTCCATCCACCAAGTTTAATTTCAAATTCGTTAGCATCATTGATTTATACATGCTGATTCGTCAGCATGCCGGGATGTTGATCACCATCTTTCTGATCGTATTAGCGGCCATGATTAGTGTCCTCCTTCTCATTGCATACAATATGCGGGATGATGCCCTCTTTCTGCGTCGTATCATTCAATCGATCGGACGTGTGAAAATGGCCAATTTTACACCTAACCGCCCTGCCCGTTACCGTCGAAATGAATACGGCATGATCGCCCGGGAATTGGACGATATGATTCAGCAGTTAGATAAGCATATCCGTAATGAATATTTGCTAAAGATCAAACAGCAGGAAACCGAAATGAAAGCGCTTCAACATCAAATTAACCCTCATTTTTTATACAATACGTTAGAGGTTATCCGCTCCACTGCTCTTGTTAATCAGGACAGGGACACCGCTGATGCCATTGCTACGTTAGGGACGCTCTATCGTGAAATTGTCAAACAGGAGAATATCATTTCGATTGCAAGCGAACTGGAATTGCTGCAGAAATATTTAGAGATTATGGAGTTTAAGTATCCGGAGCGTTTTTATTATCAAGTCAATGTAGAGCCGACGTTACTCTCGATCCCTACCGTAAAATTCTGGATGCAGCCTTTGGCTGAAAATTTTTTCATCCATGGCTTTAATGCTAATCATGAGTTTAATCTGTATGTCGTAAATGGCTTTGAAGCTGAAGACCGTTATGTACTGGAATTCGTGGACAACGGACGCGGTATTCCTACGGAGCGTTTAAATAGCGTACGAAGCACACTGTCTAACCATGATGATGCATCTTCCAATAGTATCGGTTTACGCAACGTATACACGCGCCTTCACTTCTTCTATGGAAACAACTTTTCTATAGAGATTGAGAATAATAAGGAAGCCGGAGTCAAGATTTCTGTTCGGATTTCAAAAGAGGTGATTGAACATGTACAAACTGATGATTGTGGATGA
- a CDS encoding helix-turn-helix domain-containing protein, which yields MSRQRSMETILTSEFVSIGELVRLTNARYSTLKFYTEEGMLPFEQAEENLTRRYKREETVTRILLIKELKTGGLSIPQIKKALNMDE from the coding sequence ATGTCCAGACAACGTTCCATGGAGACCATATTGACCTCTGAGTTCGTATCCATAGGGGAATTAGTACGGCTTACGAATGCTCGCTATAGCACACTGAAATTTTACACAGAAGAAGGTATGCTGCCTTTTGAACAGGCAGAAGAGAATCTGACACGCAGATATAAAAGAGAGGAAACCGTCACACGCATTCTTTTGATTAAAGAACTGAAAACAGGCGGTTTATCTATCCCGCAAATTAAAAAAGCTCTCAACATGGATGAATAA